From the genome of Primulina eburnea isolate SZY01 chromosome 12, ASM2296580v1, whole genome shotgun sequence, one region includes:
- the LOC140807944 gene encoding protein FAR1-RELATED SEQUENCE 5-like, giving the protein MLMQKVLVLKKGDQRYFPGTNEIQAKEFECYCEDSKDEKRSNAQIPVYLKPTSRSKCKAKLRIARQRGGEWTVDRFVMEHNHEMLAADQRHLLRSSRNISYAQKSILESMVNYGIIVWKATCCMVNEAQGPQNLSFIRKDAYDYLGRIKKQTKVENGDASALLHHFINKSNKESNFYWNVQLDDDNSHELLP; this is encoded by the coding sequence ATGCTCATGCAAAAGGTTTTAGTGCTAAAAAAAGGTGATCAACGCTACTTTCCTGGCACTAACGAAATTCAAGCTAAAGAGTTTGAATGTTATTGTGAGGATAGTAAAGATGAAAAACGTTCTAATGCACAAATACCTGTTTACTTGAAGCCGACAAGTAGAAGTAAATGTAAAGCAAAGCTCAGAATAGCTAGGCAACGTGGTGGAGAATGGACGGTCGATAGATTTGTCATGGAACATAATCATGAAATGCTTGCGGCTGATCAAAGACATTTGTTGAGATCATCACGCAATATTTCATATGCTCAAAAATCTATTTTGGAGTCCATGGTAAATTATGGGATAATAGTGTGGAAAGCTACCTGTTGTATGGTAAATGAAGCACAAGGACCACAGAATTTGAGCTTTATTCGAAAAGATGCATATGATTATCTTGGTCGCATAAAAAAACAAACGAAAGTTGAGAACGGGGATGCTTCTGCATTACTTCATCATTTTATAAACAAGTCGAATAAAGAGTCAAATTTTTATTGGAATGTGCAATTAGATGATGACAATAGTCATGAACTTCTTCCTTAG